One part of the Quercus lobata isolate SW786 chromosome 7, ValleyOak3.0 Primary Assembly, whole genome shotgun sequence genome encodes these proteins:
- the LOC115953925 gene encoding aspartic proteinase-like protein 2 isoform X1 — protein MRASVVVPLISVLVAVSVSVVYSLLLPLERSFPLTHRVELDRLRARDRARHARILQGSVGGVVDFSVQGSSDPYFVGYEWLYFTKVKLGSPPKEFNVQIDTGSDILWVTCNSCSDCPQSSALGIQLNFFDAASSSTAALVSCSDPMCTSALQSTATICPSQNNQCSYSFQYGDGSGTSGYYVSDALYFDMVLGQSLMANSSATIVFGCSTYQSGDLTKTDKAVDGIFGFGQGDLSVISQLSSRGVTPKVFSHCLKGDGNGGGILVLGEILEPGIAYSPLVPSQPHYNLYLQSIAVNGQLLPIDPSVFATSNNRGTIVDSGTTLAYLVAEAYDPFVSSITANVQQSVTPIISKGNQCYLVSTSVIDIFPQVSLNFVGASMVLKPEEYLVHLGFTDGAATWCIGFQRVQEGVTILGDLVLKDKIFVYDLAHQRIGWANYDCSLSVNVSITSGKEFLNGGQLRVSSSTRDMLFELLPTGIIGFLIYTLVLR, from the exons ATGCGAGCCTCCGTAGTAGTACCCTTGATCTCGGTCTTGGTCGCCGTGTCCGTGTCGGTCGTTTACTCTCTCCTTCTCCCTCTGGAGAGGTCCTTCCCTTTAACTCACCGTGTCGAGCTCGACCGGCTCAGAGCCAGAGACAGAGCTAGACACGCTCGAATCTTGCAAGGCTCTGTGGGTGGTGTTGTAGACTTCTCAGTCCAAGGCTCCTCCGATCCTTACTTCGTCGGGTATGAGTG GCTTTATTTCACAAAAGTAAAATTGGGCTCTCCTCCAAAAGAATTCAATGTGCAGATTGATACAGGGAGTGACATCTTGTGGGTTACTTGCAATTCCTGCAGTGATTGCCCCCAATCTAGTGCACTTGGA ATTCAGCTCAATTTCTTTGATGCTGCTAGCTCATCAACTGCTGCACTGGTGTCGTGCTCAGATCCAATGTGCACTTCTGCATTGCAAAGTACAGCCACTATTTGCCCTTCTCAGAATAATCAGTGCAGTTACTCTTTTCAATATGGAGACGGAAGTGGGACATCGGGTTATTATGTGTCCGATGCACTTTATTTTGACATGGTTCTTGGGCAATCTTTGATGGCTAACTCTTCGGCAACCATTGTTTTTGG GTGTAGCACATATCAGTCCGGGGACTTAACTAAGACAGATAAAGCAGTCGATGGGATTTTTGGTTTTGGACAGGGTGATCTTTCCGTTATTTCACAATTGTCATCTCGTGGCGTAACACCCAAAGTGTTCTCCCATTGCTTGAAAGGAGATGGCAACGGTGGGGGAATATTGGTTCTTGGTGAGATTTTGGAGCCAGGCATTGCTTATAGTCCGCTTGTCCCATCACA GcctcattataatttatatttgcaaaGCATTGCTGTCAATGGACAATTGTTGCCAATTGATCCTTCAGTATTTGCAACATCAAACAATCGAGGAACCATTGTGGATTCTGGAACAACTTTGGCGTACCTTGTGGCTGAAGCTTATGATCCTTTTGTTAGTTCT ATAACTGCGAATGTTCAACAATCTGTGACTCCCATCATTTCAAAAGGAAACCAATGTTATCTAGTCTCCACTAG TGTAATCGATATATTTCCTCAAGTTAGTTTAAACTTTGTGGGTGCATCCATGGTATTAAAACCAGAAGAGTACCTTGTACATCTTGGTTTCACT GATGGTGCTGCAACGTGGTGCATCGGATTTCAGAGAGTTCAGGAAGGGGTAACAATTTTAGGAG ATCTTGTTCTGAAAGATAAGATCTTTGTGTATGATCTAGCTCATCAACGGATTGGATGGGCAAACTATGATT gTTCGTTGTCCGTTAATGTCTCTATAACTTCTGGGAAGGAGTTTCTCAATGGAGGACAGCTGAGAGTGAGCAGTTCAACAAGGGACATGCTCTTTGAACTGCTACCTACTGGCATTATCGGTTTCCTAATTTATACCTTGGTGTTAAGGTAG
- the LOC115953925 gene encoding aspartic proteinase-like protein 2 isoform X2, which translates to MRASVVVPLISVLVAVSVSVVYSLLLPLERSFPLTHRVELDRLRARDRARHARILQGSVGGVVDFSVQGSSDPYFVGLYFTKVKLGSPPKEFNVQIDTGSDILWVTCNSCSDCPQSSALGIQLNFFDAASSSTAALVSCSDPMCTSALQSTATICPSQNNQCSYSFQYGDGSGTSGYYVSDALYFDMVLGQSLMANSSATIVFGCSTYQSGDLTKTDKAVDGIFGFGQGDLSVISQLSSRGVTPKVFSHCLKGDGNGGGILVLGEILEPGIAYSPLVPSQPHYNLYLQSIAVNGQLLPIDPSVFATSNNRGTIVDSGTTLAYLVAEAYDPFVSSITANVQQSVTPIISKGNQCYLVSTSVIDIFPQVSLNFVGASMVLKPEEYLVHLGFTDGAATWCIGFQRVQEGVTILGDLVLKDKIFVYDLAHQRIGWANYDCSLSVNVSITSGKEFLNGGQLRVSSSTRDMLFELLPTGIIGFLIYTLVLR; encoded by the exons ATGCGAGCCTCCGTAGTAGTACCCTTGATCTCGGTCTTGGTCGCCGTGTCCGTGTCGGTCGTTTACTCTCTCCTTCTCCCTCTGGAGAGGTCCTTCCCTTTAACTCACCGTGTCGAGCTCGACCGGCTCAGAGCCAGAGACAGAGCTAGACACGCTCGAATCTTGCAAGGCTCTGTGGGTGGTGTTGTAGACTTCTCAGTCCAAGGCTCCTCCGATCCTTACTTCGTCGG GCTTTATTTCACAAAAGTAAAATTGGGCTCTCCTCCAAAAGAATTCAATGTGCAGATTGATACAGGGAGTGACATCTTGTGGGTTACTTGCAATTCCTGCAGTGATTGCCCCCAATCTAGTGCACTTGGA ATTCAGCTCAATTTCTTTGATGCTGCTAGCTCATCAACTGCTGCACTGGTGTCGTGCTCAGATCCAATGTGCACTTCTGCATTGCAAAGTACAGCCACTATTTGCCCTTCTCAGAATAATCAGTGCAGTTACTCTTTTCAATATGGAGACGGAAGTGGGACATCGGGTTATTATGTGTCCGATGCACTTTATTTTGACATGGTTCTTGGGCAATCTTTGATGGCTAACTCTTCGGCAACCATTGTTTTTGG GTGTAGCACATATCAGTCCGGGGACTTAACTAAGACAGATAAAGCAGTCGATGGGATTTTTGGTTTTGGACAGGGTGATCTTTCCGTTATTTCACAATTGTCATCTCGTGGCGTAACACCCAAAGTGTTCTCCCATTGCTTGAAAGGAGATGGCAACGGTGGGGGAATATTGGTTCTTGGTGAGATTTTGGAGCCAGGCATTGCTTATAGTCCGCTTGTCCCATCACA GcctcattataatttatatttgcaaaGCATTGCTGTCAATGGACAATTGTTGCCAATTGATCCTTCAGTATTTGCAACATCAAACAATCGAGGAACCATTGTGGATTCTGGAACAACTTTGGCGTACCTTGTGGCTGAAGCTTATGATCCTTTTGTTAGTTCT ATAACTGCGAATGTTCAACAATCTGTGACTCCCATCATTTCAAAAGGAAACCAATGTTATCTAGTCTCCACTAG TGTAATCGATATATTTCCTCAAGTTAGTTTAAACTTTGTGGGTGCATCCATGGTATTAAAACCAGAAGAGTACCTTGTACATCTTGGTTTCACT GATGGTGCTGCAACGTGGTGCATCGGATTTCAGAGAGTTCAGGAAGGGGTAACAATTTTAGGAG ATCTTGTTCTGAAAGATAAGATCTTTGTGTATGATCTAGCTCATCAACGGATTGGATGGGCAAACTATGATT gTTCGTTGTCCGTTAATGTCTCTATAACTTCTGGGAAGGAGTTTCTCAATGGAGGACAGCTGAGAGTGAGCAGTTCAACAAGGGACATGCTCTTTGAACTGCTACCTACTGGCATTATCGGTTTCCTAATTTATACCTTGGTGTTAAGGTAG